The Acinetobacter sp. TR3 DNA window CCAAGAGAGGTTATCTGTACCCTCGTAACTGATGGGGAGGGGAATTTCCGTGCCGTTGATGAAAATGGGCGGGTTCTTGGTATATTTACTAAATCTCAGGTAATCCACGGCTCACAAGGCTTTCAGCGTTCTAACGATTTTATACTTCAAGACCAATCTGCAAAATTATTACCCAAAGAACGGGTCTGTAACTGCTTAAAAAAACGCATTGATAGATACAAACCGCGTGAAGTTAAATACAACGAAAATCGAAAAAAAGCCCATTATGCTAATGTTCAGCGTTGTGGCTCTATATGGTCGTGTCCAGTTTGTGCCAAGCAAATTACTGAAAAACGCAGAGAAGAACTCAAAAAGGGCTTAGAAACGTGGAAAAACGTTCATAGAGGCTCAGTTATGCTACTGACCCTTACCTTTAGTCATTCTCAGTCAGAATCGCTTAAATCGCTCTTAGAACGCCAAAGAAAGGCATATAAAATTTTTCTTGAAACAACCAAGGTAAAAGAAATATTCAAACACTTTGGGGTTAAATACAAAATTCGTAGTTTGGAAGCTACCTACGGTCAAAATGGTTGGCATCCGCATTTTCATGTATTGCTCTTAGGCTATTTTTCTTTAGATGATTTGTCTTATCGAGATCTTCTTGCGGAATTATGGATTAAGTCTTGTGTTCGAGCTGGTCTTAATGCTCCTAGCATGACTCACGGATTAGATTTAAGAGATGGCACTTATGCCGATCAGTATGTTTCTAAATGGGGAATTGAATCAGAATTGACAAAAGGGCATGTAAAGAAAGGTCGTAACGGAGGGTTTACCCCGTTCGACTTGCTCCAGTTCTCTATGTATAACGAATCAGTTTTTGATAAAGATTGCGGAAAATTATTCCAAGAATTTGCTATAGCTATGAAAGGTTCACGCCAATTGGTTTGGTCTCGTGGTCTTAAATCACTTCTAGAATTGGAAGAAAAAACAGATGAAGAATTAGCTGAAGAAACAGAAAAAGACGCTATTACTTTACGCACCATCGATGATTTTATTTTTAGTTTGATTTGCCATTATCAAAAGAGGTGGGATTTCCTTAGATGCCTAGAAAGGGACTATGAAAACGGCTGTTTTGGTACTGGAGAGACAGAGCAATTGCTCACAGATATTTTGGAAAAAGAACACATTAGATTAGGTATAGCGAGTTAATACAATGGAAAAATTTGATCAATACGCACATAAAGAACAGTACTCGTTACCACGTACCGCAAAGTTAGTTGGCTTTGTTGTGGTCAATGAAGAAAAAGAAGATATTTTGGCTTTTTTTGATGAAACTGACGGAATTCTTCGATCTGCTTATACAAAAGCTCTTTCCGCTGCTTTGCGTTT harbors:
- a CDS encoding protein rep — protein: MHGSQGFQRSNDFILQDQSAKLLPKERVCNCLKKRIDRYKPREVKYNENRKKAHYANVQRCGSIWSCPVCAKQITEKRREELKKGLETWKNVHRGSVMLLTLTFSHSQSESLKSLLERQRKAYKIFLETTKVKEIFKHFGVKYKIRSLEATYGQNGWHPHFHVLLLGYFSLDDLSYRDLLAELWIKSCVRAGLNAPSMTHGLDLRDGTYADQYVSKWGIESELTKGHVKKGRNGGFTPFDLLQFSMYNESVFDKDCGKLFQEFAIAMKGSRQLVWSRGLKSLLELEEKTDEELAEETEKDAITLRTIDDFIFSLICHYQKRWDFLRCLERDYENGCFGTGETEQLLTDILEKEHIRLGIAS